The Rhododendron vialii isolate Sample 1 chromosome 5a, ASM3025357v1 genome contains a region encoding:
- the LOC131327499 gene encoding uncharacterized protein LOC131327499, translating to MDSTIMFLCKYGLQILPVRLSGGGRLKDVLSNIRNRWENLSVGGFSVSYAYEDGYCALHNKSDFENMLFLFSNCDRINAKVDENKHSSRLIVGSTINEVGDVDEVVDDELEYVDRMDPAEKYCKHAEPRYLTEAWAHLIEGVGQEFPLGVKEFRQDLAKYAIENGFMYRLVKNGNIRVTAVCVIVGCGWYVHAILNRTNGVFHITKCHNEHNCGSTYRTNKHKRVSSRLVANEIAGIVEKKPKTSPIDMMDMFTDKYGLDLCYHSAWLGVEKARGGLYGDYEGSFDRLRWYVEAARATNPGSVLRLESDPVTKEFSRLFVSFDACIKGFNYCRPFLCLDATHLKGRFKGTLLAATGKDANQCLFPVAYAICDAENEAN from the exons ATGGATTCAACAATAATGTTtctttgtaagtatgggttgcAGATTCTTCCGGTGAGGTTATCGGGTGGTGGTAGGTTGAAGGATGTCTTAAGCAATATTCGTAATAGGTGGGAAAATCTGTCTGTTGGTGGGTTTTCTGTTTCATATGCTTATGAGGATGGATATTGTGCTCTTCATAATAAATCTGATTTTGAGAACATGcttttcttgtttagtaattgtGATCGCATAAACGCGAAGGTTGATGAGAATAAACATAGTAGCAGGTTAATTGTTGGTAGTACTATTAATGAAGTGGGTGATGTTGATGAAGTGGTTGATGATGAGTTAGAATATGTGGATAGAATGGACCCCGCGGAAAAGTATTGTAAACATGCTGAGCCTAGGTATTTGACTGAAGCTTGGGCTCATTTGATAGAGGGTGTTGGACAGGAATTTCCATTAGGTGTGAAGGAGTTCAGGCAGGATCTGGCTAAATATGCGATTGAGAATGGCTTTATGTACCGTTTGGTGAAAAATGGCAATATTAGGGTGACAGCTGTTTGTGTTATTGTAGGGTGTGGATGGTACGTGCATGCTATTTTAAATAGAACCAATGGAGTATTTCATATTACAAAGTGTCATAATGAGCATAATTGTGGTTCAACGTACCGAACCAATAAGCATAAGCGTGTGTCATCCCGTTTGGTTGCGAATGAGATAGCTGGGATTGTCGAGAAGAAACCCAAGACTTCACCTATCGACATGATGGATATGTTTACGgacaagtatggtcttgatctGTGCTATCATAGTGCTTGGTTAGGTGTTGAAAAGGCAAGGGGGGGATTATATGGAGATTATGAAGGTTCATTCGATAGGCTTCGGTGGTACGTTGAAGCTGCAAGGGCTACGAATCCAGGGAGCGTTTTGAGGCTTGAATCTGATCCTGTAACAAAGGAGTTTTCGCGACTGTTTGTGTCGTTTGATGCTTGTATCAAGGGGTTCAACTACTGTCGGCCTTTTTTGTGTCTGGATGCGACCCATCTGAAAGGTAGATTCAAAGGAACACTCCTTGCCGCAACAGGGAAAGATGCAAATCAAT GTCTATTTCCCGTAGCTTATGCAATTTGTGATGCTGAAAATGAAGCTAATTAG